In Onychostoma macrolepis isolate SWU-2019 chromosome 06, ASM1243209v1, whole genome shotgun sequence, one DNA window encodes the following:
- the sema3fa gene encoding sema domain, immunoglobulin domain (Ig), short basic domain, secreted, (semaphorin) 3Fa isoform X1, translating to MQGAGTLVLGTLLVSVFSAVSVHSSPLSSLPPASAPRVFLSFKELKSTGTAHHFAFLLNSTDYRILRMDEDHDRMYVGSKDYILSLDLNDINKEPLIIHWPVAPQRRTECVLSGKDINGECGNFIRLIESWNRTHLYVCGTGAYNPICTYVDRGQRAQGMLQDQMPRAGGRTSRAADPSASPEPYAPKEYIFRLEPGKVDSGKGKCPFDPKLNSVSALINGQLYAGVYIDFMGTDSAIFRTLGKHTAMRTDQYNSRWLHDPTFIHAQLIPDSAEKNDDKLYFFFREKASEMGQTPMAQSRIGRICLNDDGGHCCLVNKWSTFLKARLICSVTGSDGIETHFDELREVYIQKTQDTKNPVIYGVFSVSGSVFKGSAVCVYSMADVRMVFNGPFAHKEGPNYQWVAYQGKIPYPRPGTCPGGTFTPNMKSTKDYPDEVINFMRNHPTMFNAVYPVHKRPLVVRTNVDYEFTTITVDQVAAADGNYEVLFLGTDKGTIQKVIVLPRDDLQTEELVLEEVEVFRVPTPIITMKISPKRQQLYVSSVVGVTHLALHRCDVYGEACADCCLARDPYCAWDGKSCSRYSANQKRRSRRQDVKYGNPIRQCRGYNSNANKNTLETVQYGVEGSTAFLECQARSPHVSIKWHFQKENSDRRREIRSDGRVVRTEQGLLLRSLQLSDGGVYQCTSTEKNFKHTLVKLQLVVLSARTVNTIQTESTAPAVPPLQSSAWTPSAEQYKDLLTILSQPEMGLINQYCQDYWQMGDDPAAHAHKKKDLKEVQKDLRKPRNRRHHQEQSSMAET from the exons AGCTGAAGTCTACTGGAACTGCCCATCACTTTGCCTTTCTGCTCAACTCGACGGACTACAGAATCCTTCGTATGGACGAGGACCATGATCGCATGTACGTGGGCAGCAAGGACTACATCCTTTCACTAGACCTGAACGACATCAACAAAGAGCCCCTCATA ATTCACTGGCCTGTGGCTCCTCAGAGGAGGACTGAGTGTGTCCTCTCAGGAAAAGACATCAAT GGTGAGTGTGGTAATTTCATCCGTCTAATCGAGTCATGGAACAGGACTcacctgtatgtgtgtggaACGGGAGCTTACAACCCCATCTGTACCTATGTGGACAGAGGTCAAAGGGCACAG GGCATGCTCCAAGATCAGATGCCTCGCGCGGGAGGCCGAACCAGTCGAGCCGCAGACCCTAGTGCTTCACCAGAACCATACGCACCCAAG GAATACATTTTCCGACTGGAACCTGGTAAAGTAGATTCTGGGAAAGGGAAATGCCCCTTTGACCCCAAACTAAACAGCGTCTCAGCTCTGATAA ATGGCCAGTTGTACGCCGGCGTCTACATCGATTTTATGGGAACAGACTCGGCCATCTTTCGCACATTGGGAAAACACACGGCCATGAGGACCGACCAGTATAACTCCCGCTGGCTCCACG atCCAACATTCATCCATGCTCAGCTCATCCCTGATAGTGCAGAAAAGAATGACGACAAGCTGTATTTCTTCTTCCGTGAGAAGGCCTCTGAGATGGGTCAGACTCCCATGGCTCAGTCTAGGATTGGCAGGATTTGTTTG AATGATGATGGAGGACACTGCTGTCTGGTGAATAAGTGGAGTACCTTCCTGAAGGCTCGGCTCATCTGCTCTGTGACTGGCTCTGATGGCATTGAGACACATTTCGATGAGCTTC GGGAAGTGTACATCCAGAAAACCCAAGACACCAAGAATCCCGTCATCTACGGTGTCTTCTCCGTGTCTGG GTCTGTGTTTAAAGGGTCAGCAGTATGTGTGTATTCAATGGCTGATGTTCGCATGGTCTTCAATGGTCCTTTCGCTCATAAGGAAGGGCCAAACTACCAGTGGGTTGCCTACCAGGGTAAAATTCCTTACCCCCGACCAGGAACC TGTCCAGGAGGGACATTCACGCCCAACATGAAGTCTACTAAAGATTATCCTGATGAGGTTATCAACTTCATGCGGAACCATCCGACCATGTTCAATGCCGTTTATCCAGTCCACAAGCGCCCCCTAGTGGTCCGTACTAATGTGGATTATGAGTTCACCACCATCACAGTGGACCAAGTGGCTGCAGCTGATGGCAACTATGAAGTTCTTTTCTTGGGAACAG ATAAAGGGACAATTCAGAAAGTGATTGTCCTGCCCAGAGATGATCTACAGACTGAAGAGCTGGTTCTGGAGGAGGTTGAGGTCTTCAGA gttCCAACTCCAATCATTACTATGAAAATTTCTCCAAAACGG CAACAGCTGTATGTAAGTTCAGTGGTGGGCGTCACTCATCTGGCACTGCACAGGTGTGATGTTTATGGAGAGGCCTGTGCTGACTGCTGCTTGGCCAGAGACCCTTACTGTGCCTGGGATGGAAAGTCCTGCTCTCGCTACTCAGCAAACCAAAAAAG GCGGAGTCGGAGGCAAGATGTGAAGTATGGCAACCCTATAAGACAATGCAGGGGCTATAATTCCAATG CCAATAAGAACACGTTGGAGacagtgcagtatggagtagaGGGAAGCACAGCTTTCCTGGAGTGCCAGGCCAGATCTCCTCATGTATCAATCAAGTGGCATTTCCAGAAGGAGAACAGTGACAGGAGGAGAGAG ATCCGCTCTGATGGACGTGTTGTTCGTACAGAGCAGGGTCTCCTCCTGCGCTCTCTCCAGCTCTCCGATGGAGGGGTTTACCAGTGCACCTCGACCGAGAAGAACTTCAAGCACACGCTGGTCAAACTTCAGCTGGTGGTCCTTTCCGCCCGCACCGTCAACACCATCCAGACCGAATCCACCGCTCCCGCCGTGCCGCCTCTCCAGTCCAGCGCCTGGACACCCAGCGCAGAGCAGTACAAAGACCTGCTGACCATCCTCAGCCAGCCAGAGATGGGCCTCATCAACCAGTACTGCCAGGACTACTGGCAGATGGGGGACGACCCCGCAGCTCACGCACACAAGAAGAAGGACCTCAAGGAAGTACAGAAGGACCTCCGGAAGCCACGAAACAGGAGACACCACCAGGAGCAGAGCAGCATGGCTGAGACATGA
- the sema3fa gene encoding sema domain, immunoglobulin domain (Ig), short basic domain, secreted, (semaphorin) 3Fa isoform X2 codes for MDEDHDRMYVGSKDYILSLDLNDINKEPLIIHWPVAPQRRTECVLSGKDINGECGNFIRLIESWNRTHLYVCGTGAYNPICTYVDRGQRAQGMLQDQMPRAGGRTSRAADPSASPEPYAPKEYIFRLEPGKVDSGKGKCPFDPKLNSVSALINGQLYAGVYIDFMGTDSAIFRTLGKHTAMRTDQYNSRWLHDPTFIHAQLIPDSAEKNDDKLYFFFREKASEMGQTPMAQSRIGRICLNDDGGHCCLVNKWSTFLKARLICSVTGSDGIETHFDELREVYIQKTQDTKNPVIYGVFSVSGSVFKGSAVCVYSMADVRMVFNGPFAHKEGPNYQWVAYQGKIPYPRPGTCPGGTFTPNMKSTKDYPDEVINFMRNHPTMFNAVYPVHKRPLVVRTNVDYEFTTITVDQVAAADGNYEVLFLGTDKGTIQKVIVLPRDDLQTEELVLEEVEVFRVPTPIITMKISPKRQQLYVSSVVGVTHLALHRCDVYGEACADCCLARDPYCAWDGKSCSRYSANQKRRSRRQDVKYGNPIRQCRGYNSNANKNTLETVQYGVEGSTAFLECQARSPHVSIKWHFQKENSDRRREIRSDGRVVRTEQGLLLRSLQLSDGGVYQCTSTEKNFKHTLVKLQLVVLSARTVNTIQTESTAPAVPPLQSSAWTPSAEQYKDLLTILSQPEMGLINQYCQDYWQMGDDPAAHAHKKKDLKEVQKDLRKPRNRRHHQEQSSMAET; via the exons ATGGACGAGGACCATGATCGCATGTACGTGGGCAGCAAGGACTACATCCTTTCACTAGACCTGAACGACATCAACAAAGAGCCCCTCATA ATTCACTGGCCTGTGGCTCCTCAGAGGAGGACTGAGTGTGTCCTCTCAGGAAAAGACATCAAT GGTGAGTGTGGTAATTTCATCCGTCTAATCGAGTCATGGAACAGGACTcacctgtatgtgtgtggaACGGGAGCTTACAACCCCATCTGTACCTATGTGGACAGAGGTCAAAGGGCACAG GGCATGCTCCAAGATCAGATGCCTCGCGCGGGAGGCCGAACCAGTCGAGCCGCAGACCCTAGTGCTTCACCAGAACCATACGCACCCAAG GAATACATTTTCCGACTGGAACCTGGTAAAGTAGATTCTGGGAAAGGGAAATGCCCCTTTGACCCCAAACTAAACAGCGTCTCAGCTCTGATAA ATGGCCAGTTGTACGCCGGCGTCTACATCGATTTTATGGGAACAGACTCGGCCATCTTTCGCACATTGGGAAAACACACGGCCATGAGGACCGACCAGTATAACTCCCGCTGGCTCCACG atCCAACATTCATCCATGCTCAGCTCATCCCTGATAGTGCAGAAAAGAATGACGACAAGCTGTATTTCTTCTTCCGTGAGAAGGCCTCTGAGATGGGTCAGACTCCCATGGCTCAGTCTAGGATTGGCAGGATTTGTTTG AATGATGATGGAGGACACTGCTGTCTGGTGAATAAGTGGAGTACCTTCCTGAAGGCTCGGCTCATCTGCTCTGTGACTGGCTCTGATGGCATTGAGACACATTTCGATGAGCTTC GGGAAGTGTACATCCAGAAAACCCAAGACACCAAGAATCCCGTCATCTACGGTGTCTTCTCCGTGTCTGG GTCTGTGTTTAAAGGGTCAGCAGTATGTGTGTATTCAATGGCTGATGTTCGCATGGTCTTCAATGGTCCTTTCGCTCATAAGGAAGGGCCAAACTACCAGTGGGTTGCCTACCAGGGTAAAATTCCTTACCCCCGACCAGGAACC TGTCCAGGAGGGACATTCACGCCCAACATGAAGTCTACTAAAGATTATCCTGATGAGGTTATCAACTTCATGCGGAACCATCCGACCATGTTCAATGCCGTTTATCCAGTCCACAAGCGCCCCCTAGTGGTCCGTACTAATGTGGATTATGAGTTCACCACCATCACAGTGGACCAAGTGGCTGCAGCTGATGGCAACTATGAAGTTCTTTTCTTGGGAACAG ATAAAGGGACAATTCAGAAAGTGATTGTCCTGCCCAGAGATGATCTACAGACTGAAGAGCTGGTTCTGGAGGAGGTTGAGGTCTTCAGA gttCCAACTCCAATCATTACTATGAAAATTTCTCCAAAACGG CAACAGCTGTATGTAAGTTCAGTGGTGGGCGTCACTCATCTGGCACTGCACAGGTGTGATGTTTATGGAGAGGCCTGTGCTGACTGCTGCTTGGCCAGAGACCCTTACTGTGCCTGGGATGGAAAGTCCTGCTCTCGCTACTCAGCAAACCAAAAAAG GCGGAGTCGGAGGCAAGATGTGAAGTATGGCAACCCTATAAGACAATGCAGGGGCTATAATTCCAATG CCAATAAGAACACGTTGGAGacagtgcagtatggagtagaGGGAAGCACAGCTTTCCTGGAGTGCCAGGCCAGATCTCCTCATGTATCAATCAAGTGGCATTTCCAGAAGGAGAACAGTGACAGGAGGAGAGAG ATCCGCTCTGATGGACGTGTTGTTCGTACAGAGCAGGGTCTCCTCCTGCGCTCTCTCCAGCTCTCCGATGGAGGGGTTTACCAGTGCACCTCGACCGAGAAGAACTTCAAGCACACGCTGGTCAAACTTCAGCTGGTGGTCCTTTCCGCCCGCACCGTCAACACCATCCAGACCGAATCCACCGCTCCCGCCGTGCCGCCTCTCCAGTCCAGCGCCTGGACACCCAGCGCAGAGCAGTACAAAGACCTGCTGACCATCCTCAGCCAGCCAGAGATGGGCCTCATCAACCAGTACTGCCAGGACTACTGGCAGATGGGGGACGACCCCGCAGCTCACGCACACAAGAAGAAGGACCTCAAGGAAGTACAGAAGGACCTCCGGAAGCCACGAAACAGGAGACACCACCAGGAGCAGAGCAGCATGGCTGAGACATGA
- the gnat1 gene encoding guanine nucleotide-binding protein G(t) subunit alpha-1: MGAGASAEEKHSRELEKKLKEDADKDARTVKLLLLGAGESGKSTIVKQMKIIHQDGYSLEESLEFIVIIYSNTMQSILAIVRAMTTLNLSYGDAAAQDDGRKLMHLADTIEEGTMPKELSDIILRLWKDSGIQACFDRASEYQLNDSAGYYLNDLERLVKPGYVPTEQDVLRSRVKTTGIIETQFSFKDLNFRMFDVGGQRSERKKWIHCFEGVTCIIFIAALSAYDMVLVEDDEVNRMHESLHLFNSICNHRYFAATSIVLFLNKKDVFVEKIKKAHLSMCFPDYDGPNTFEDAGNYIKLQFLDLNLRRDIKEIYSHMTCATDTENVKFVFDAVTDIIIKENLKDCGLF, translated from the exons ATGGGGGCCGGGGCGAGCGCCGAGGAGAAACACTCCAGGGAGCTAGAGAAGAAACTGAAAGAGGACGCCGACAAAGATGCCAGGACCGTCAAACTTCTGCTGCTAG GTGCTGGTGAGTCGGGGAAAAGCACTATTGTCAAACAGATGAA aattattcACCAAGATGGTTACTCCCTTGAAGAGAGCTTGGAGTTCATTGTCATCATCTACAGCAACACCATGCAGTCGATCCTGGCCATCGTGAGAGCCATGACCACACTCAACCTTTCTTATGGAGATGCTGCTGCACAG GATGATGGAAGGAAGCTGATGCACTTAGCAGACACCATCGAGGAAGGCACCATGCCAAAGGAGCTGTCTGATATCATCCTGAGGTTGTGGAAGGACTCGGGCATCCAGGCGTGCTTTGACAGAGCCTCCGAATACCAGCTCAACGACTCTGCTGGATA CtatctgaatgacctggagaGGTTGGTCAAGCCTGGCTATGTCCCTACTGAGCAGGACGTCCTGCGATCAAGAGTGAAGACCACCGGTATCATCGAGACCCAGTTCTCCTTCAAGGACCTCAACTTCAG AATGTTTGATGTGGGCGGTCAGCGCTCAGAGAGGAAGAAGTGGATCCATTGCTTCGAAGGTGTGACCTGTATCATCTTCATCGCTGCTCTGAGCGCATACGACATGGTGCTGGTGGAGGATGATGAAGTG AACCGAATGCATGAGAGTCTCCACCTGTTCAACAGTATCTGTAACCACCGTTACTTCGCCGCCACATCCATTGTACTCTTCCTCAACAAGAAGGACGTCTTCGTGGAGAAGATCAAGAAAGCTCATCTGAGCATGTGCTTCCCTGATTATGATG GTCCCAACACCTTTGAGGATGCTGGTAACTACATCAAGTTGCAGTTCTTAGATCTGAACTTACGACGAGACATCAAAGAAATCTACTCCCACATGACCTGTGCCACAGACACAGAGAACGTCAAGTTTGTGTTCGATGCCGTAACAGACATTATCATCAAAGAAAATCTTAAAGACTGCGGTCTCTTCTAA
- the edem1 gene encoding ER degradation-enhancing alpha-mannosidase-like protein 1 codes for MQWRSIVVGLLVLRVLLNCAVWLVFGLGPSWGFDFPIKFTFNLHKIELLQDGERATVKTNAWSHDMYDNRNPQAKTCSKISGSSPNKSYLSFFQEGRDEYERKYSSFPDALKVKMRGMARDMFYFGYDNYMKFAFPEDELNPIACEGRGPDVLNPSNININDVLGNYSLTLIDALDTLLILGNVTEFHRAVKLVIDTVSFDKDSTVQVFEANIRILGSLISAHILLTDPRHPFGDIALKDYDNELLHLAHDLAVRLLPAFENTSTGIPYPRVNLKKGVPPDSINETCTAGAGSLLVEFGILSRLIGDSTFEWVARRAVKALWNLRSNETGLLGNVVNIQTGQWVGKQSGLGAGMDSFYEYLLKSYILFGENEDYRMFSAAYKSIQIHLRRGREACNEGDGDPPLYVNVNMFNGQIMNTWIDSLQAFFPGLQVLNGDVENAICLHAFYYAIWKRFGALPERYNWQLQAPDVLFYPLRPELVESTYLLYQATKNPFYLHVGMDILESLEKNTKVRCGYATLHHVVDKSKEDRMESFFLSETCKYLYLLFDEDNPLHKSESKYIFTTEGHVVPIDQRFREKSWEEQFPCEEPNNELPANISNCERIPEERRYGLPLKSVYMRQIDHMVGLS; via the exons ATGCAATGGAGGTCAATAGTCGTGGGTCTTCTCGTTTTGAGGGTGCTGCTGAATTGCGCGGTGTGGCTAGTGTTTGGACTGGGACCCAGCTGGGGCTTTGACTTCCCCATCAAATTCACGTTCAACTTGCATAAGATTGAACTTCTCCAGGATGGCGAGCGAGCCACCGTCAAAACTAACGCCTGGTCACACGATATGTACGATAACAGAAACCCTCAAGCAAAGACCTGCTCCAAGATTAGTGGGAGTTCACCAAATAAATCCTACCTCAGCTTCTTTCAGGAGGGCAGAGATGAATATGAAAGAAAGTACAGCTCCTTCCCTGACGCGCTGAAAGTCAAGATGAGGGGAATGGCCCGAGACATGTTTTATTTCGGATATGATAACTACATGAAGTTTGCCTTCCCAGAGGATGAACTGAACCCTATAGCTTGTGAAGGTCGAGGGCCTGACGTGCTCAACCC ATCAAATATCAACATCAATGATGTCCTTGGAAACTACTCTTTGACCCTCATCGATGCTCTTGATACGCTGTTG ATTCTTGGAAATGTGACAGAATTCCATCGAGCTGTTAAGCTTGTGATTGACACGGTCTCTTTTGACAAGGACTCCACTGTTCAAGTCTTTGAGGCCAACATTAG AATTCTAGGCAGTTTGATTTCGGCCCACATTCTGCTGACTGATCCACGGCACCCGTTTGGGGACATAGCGCTGAAAGACTATGATAATGAGCTGCTGCACCTGGCACATGACCTGGCCGTTCGACTACTACCTGCCTTTGAGAACACTAGCACAGGCATCCCCTATCCCAGG GTGAATTTAAAGAAAGGCGTCCCTCCTGACAGTATTAATGAGACCTGTACGGCAGGGGCGGGCTCTCTGCTCGTGGAGTTTGGCATTCTGAGCCGCCTGATTGGAGACTCTACTTTTGAGTGGGTTGCCCGGCGCGCTGTTAAAGCTCTTTGGAACTTGAGAAGCAATGAAACTGGACTGCTGG GGAATGTGGTGAACATTCAGACTGGTCAATGGGTGGGAAAGCAGAGTGGTCTCGGTGCGGGCATGGACTCATTCTATGAGTACCTCCTCAAGTCCTACATCTTGTTTGGAGAGAATGAAGACTACAGGATGTTCTCTGCAGCTTACAAGAGCATTCAGATCCACCTGAGAAGAGG aAGAGAGGCATGTAATGAAGGAGATGGTGACCCACCACTCTATGTGAATGTGAACATGTTTAATGGGCAGATCATGAACACATGGATTGACTCTCTGCAGGCATTCTTCCCTGGGCTACAG GTTTTGAATGGAGATGTTGAAAATGCCATTTGCCTTCATGCCTTCTACTATGCAATCTGGAAGCGTTTTGGTGCTCTTCCGGAAAGATACAACTGGCAGCTTCAGGCCCCAGATGTTCTTTTCTATCCTTTAAGACCAGAACTAGTAGAATCCACATACCTACTCTATCAG GCAACCAAGAATCCTTTTTATCTTCATGTTGGGATGGACATTCTTGAAAGCCTTGAAAAAAATACCAAAGTCAG GTGTGGTTATGCCACTCTCCATCATGTGGTGGATAAGTCCAAAGAAGATCGCATGGAAAGTTTCTTCCTCAGCGAAACCTGCAAATACCTTTACCTG CTCTTTGATGAAGATAACCCGCTGCACAAGTCTGAGAGTAAGTACATCTTCACTACAGAGGGCCATGTAGTGCCGATAGATCAGCGCTTCAGGGAGAAAAGTTGGGAAGAACAATTCCCTTGTGAAGAGCCTAATAATGAGCTCCCAGCCAACATAAGCAAC TGTGAAAGGATTCCTGAAGAGCGACGTTACGGCCTTCCGCTAAAGAGCGTATACATGAGGCAAATAGACCACATGGTGGGGCTGTCCTGA